From the genome of Polyangiaceae bacterium, one region includes:
- a CDS encoding amidohydrolase family protein — MYDVKIVGGLICDGTGKTRFGGDIGIRDGKIVDVGACPENARRVLDARGAIVAPGFTDIHTHYDGQISWDPLLEPSVVHGVTTCVMGNCGVGFAPVRPSDHDKLITLMEGVEDIPGSALSEGITWGWESFSEYMDVLAKTPRTIDYICQVPHDALRVYVMGDRAVAEEAATDDDIAAMRALLRDALTSGAAGFSTGRSDNHRSATGKPTPASEARGNELNGIVRAFEGLSHGVLQAVSDFDMMQGPDRFSHEFDLLEQMAQSAGRPLSVSTMQRDHAARQWESIFERAQAAVRAGLDIRCQVAPRAIGVMLGLTATFNPFMGFPTYKSIAKIPLAERAAKMRDPAIRATILAEKSDKVAGDGSPLPPLADFFLANLDLIAMRLFRLGESPNYAPNVQTSLAGEAIRSGKPVLAVVYDALLENDGQALLYFPLYNYTEMNLDVVRRMLMHPLALPGLGDAGAHVGTICDASFPTFLVSHWGRDHADSGISLERAIQMQAFDTARHLGLHDRGAIAPGQKADINIIDLDNLRLLHPAMKRDLPAGGQRLMQHAEGYVATLVSGTVVAEHGRFTGQTPGRLVRFGRG, encoded by the coding sequence GACGTCGGTGCTTGCCCTGAAAATGCGCGCCGCGTCCTCGACGCGCGCGGAGCCATCGTTGCACCGGGTTTTACCGACATCCATACGCATTACGATGGCCAAATTTCCTGGGATCCACTGCTGGAACCTTCCGTCGTCCACGGCGTCACGACGTGCGTCATGGGGAACTGCGGCGTGGGGTTTGCCCCCGTGCGCCCGTCAGACCATGACAAACTCATCACGCTGATGGAAGGCGTCGAAGACATCCCTGGTTCGGCTCTTTCCGAAGGAATTACGTGGGGTTGGGAAAGTTTTTCAGAATACATGGATGTGCTCGCCAAAACGCCGCGCACCATCGATTACATTTGCCAAGTGCCGCACGATGCGCTGCGCGTGTATGTCATGGGAGATCGCGCCGTTGCCGAAGAAGCCGCCACGGACGACGACATCGCGGCCATGCGCGCGCTGTTGCGCGATGCGCTCACAAGTGGTGCCGCAGGTTTTTCCACGGGCCGCAGTGACAATCATCGCAGCGCTACGGGCAAACCCACGCCCGCATCCGAAGCGCGCGGCAACGAGCTCAATGGAATCGTTCGCGCCTTCGAAGGACTTTCGCACGGCGTTTTGCAAGCCGTCAGCGATTTCGACATGATGCAAGGCCCGGATCGGTTTTCCCACGAATTCGACTTGCTCGAGCAAATGGCGCAAAGCGCCGGGCGCCCCTTGAGCGTATCGACGATGCAGCGCGACCACGCCGCTCGTCAATGGGAATCAATTTTCGAGCGCGCCCAGGCGGCCGTTCGAGCAGGATTGGATATCCGCTGCCAAGTGGCACCTCGTGCCATTGGTGTCATGCTCGGCTTGACCGCGACGTTCAATCCATTCATGGGTTTTCCCACGTACAAGTCGATAGCAAAAATTCCGCTCGCCGAGCGCGCCGCGAAAATGCGTGATCCCGCCATTCGCGCTACCATTTTGGCAGAAAAGAGCGATAAAGTGGCTGGTGACGGTAGCCCCTTGCCCCCGCTCGCGGACTTTTTCTTGGCAAACCTCGACCTCATCGCCATGCGCCTCTTCCGCTTGGGCGAATCGCCCAATTACGCACCGAACGTCCAAACGAGCCTCGCGGGGGAGGCCATTCGCAGCGGAAAACCCGTGCTCGCCGTCGTCTACGACGCGCTGCTCGAAAATGACGGCCAAGCGCTCTTGTACTTCCCGCTCTACAACTACACCGAAATGAACCTCGACGTCGTTCGTCGCATGCTCATGCACCCACTCGCATTGCCGGGCCTCGGAGATGCCGGTGCGCATGTGGGTACCATTTGTGACGCGAGTTTCCCGACGTTTTTGGTGTCGCATTGGGGGCGCGATCACGCCGATAGCGGAATATCACTCGAACGAGCCATCCAAATGCAGGCATTCGATACGGCTCGGCACCTGGGTTTGCACGACCGCGGCGCGATTGCGCCCGGTCAAAAAGCGGACATCAACATCATCGACCTCGACAACCTGCGCCTTTTGCATCCAGCCATGAAGCGCGATTTGCCCGCCGGTGGCCAGCGCCTCATGCAACATGCCGAAGGATACGTCGCGACGCTCGTGAGCGGCACGGTCGTCGCCGAACACGGTCGTTTCACCGGCCAAACGCCAGGCAGACTCGTAAGATTCGGGCGCGGTTAG
- a CDS encoding CHAT domain-containing protein, with protein sequence MLRLRSLVLSFALALAAVAPLNVHAEEAVKPAVSASDDDKVDKEIERLYEEGKYDAAFALAEKLVAEREAKLGKEHPRTASAIADLGTMNLVKGNVAAAEPLLKRAVELLEKAKGSEDALATALSNLASLYSTKGDPKRAIAMLQRAMGLEEKAGATRESEYASLLTKLATIYIKISKFSEAEKLLLKAVSIHEKRNAERGLFLDLSNLGSLYRKMGDYIRAADAYNRAVPIAKRAYGENHPEVGRLLHLIGMFLTGSDQFEKAEDNYARADKILVGALGRHHPDVAALYSDWALLLTRTGKIEKALEYRDKAQTIEEEWLVNALASGTEEDKLAYASQLEKSVDRVVSFQMNMGLGNKEVTRFVLRTILRNKAQALEAMAATTRAFRERMTSEEDKKRYDELVRVRGTLASMYTRGPRGQTVEEFQAEVVKLTREADAIEAAMSKWGASRRIPIQNVTIESVAERIPEDAALVELVQYRHRSAHFYSAASERESTPRYMAYVLRHNGDVLRIQFPVSASVIEDKVAKIRKGLQNPEDKRFFQELNLLHDIIFVRLLGELPGVKHLLISPDGDLSLVPFGALISRDGHFLAEKYTVTYLSSGRDLLQFGQHELESSAPMLVANPDYDAPGEAEQVPLPEAPRGSLPVLARVKFTPLPGTAQEAEAINDIVPNAHLKVQGVATETALKQVAGPKILHVATHGFFLDASGKAAKGSRGIELDVPTHALPTIKTAPPEAEGPKVEIVNPMFLSGLALAGANVRKGQMDDGILTAYEASALNLTGTELVVLSACETGVGTRVAREGVRGLRRALVLAGAETQVMSLWQVDDEATRDLMTSFYQNMYRKGLGRSEAMRQAQLALLAQPERKHPFYWASFIVSGNWGPISGTASSSSGKPGVIAPPGGAKGCGCQLAAVDKDDLGTSIIAFGVAFAAMRGRRRKQARN encoded by the coding sequence ATGCTCCGCCTTCGTTCTCTCGTTCTATCGTTTGCGCTCGCGCTCGCCGCCGTAGCTCCTTTGAACGTGCACGCTGAAGAGGCGGTAAAACCCGCTGTGAGCGCTTCGGACGACGACAAGGTCGACAAGGAAATCGAGCGGCTCTACGAAGAAGGCAAGTACGATGCGGCCTTCGCTCTCGCGGAAAAACTCGTGGCCGAGCGCGAGGCGAAGCTGGGCAAGGAGCACCCGCGTACGGCCTCCGCCATTGCGGACCTTGGCACCATGAATCTTGTCAAGGGAAACGTCGCAGCGGCCGAACCGCTGCTGAAACGCGCGGTGGAATTGCTCGAAAAGGCCAAAGGAAGCGAAGACGCTCTGGCGACGGCCCTGTCGAACTTGGCGTCGCTGTATTCGACAAAAGGTGATCCGAAGCGCGCCATTGCGATGCTGCAGCGAGCCATGGGTCTCGAAGAAAAAGCTGGCGCTACGCGGGAATCCGAATATGCCTCGCTGCTCACGAAACTCGCGACGATTTACATAAAAATAAGCAAATTTTCCGAAGCAGAAAAATTGCTTTTGAAGGCCGTCAGCATCCATGAAAAACGTAATGCAGAGCGAGGCTTGTTCCTCGACTTGAGCAACCTCGGGTCGCTGTACCGCAAAATGGGGGATTACATCAGAGCCGCAGATGCCTACAATCGCGCAGTACCGATCGCAAAACGTGCGTACGGTGAAAACCATCCGGAAGTGGGCAGACTCTTGCACCTCATTGGGATGTTTCTTACGGGATCAGACCAATTCGAAAAGGCAGAAGATAATTATGCGCGCGCCGACAAAATCCTGGTCGGAGCCCTGGGCCGGCATCATCCGGACGTGGCGGCGCTTTACAGCGACTGGGCACTTTTGCTCACGCGCACCGGCAAAATCGAAAAAGCGCTCGAATATCGCGACAAGGCGCAAACCATCGAAGAAGAGTGGCTCGTCAATGCGCTCGCGAGCGGCACCGAGGAAGACAAATTGGCCTATGCTTCGCAGCTCGAAAAGAGCGTCGACCGGGTCGTGTCTTTTCAAATGAACATGGGCCTCGGCAACAAAGAGGTCACGCGTTTCGTTTTGCGAACGATATTGCGAAACAAGGCGCAAGCGCTCGAAGCGATGGCGGCTACGACGAGAGCCTTTCGCGAACGAATGACGTCCGAGGAGGACAAAAAGCGTTATGACGAGCTCGTGCGGGTGCGAGGCACGCTTGCGAGCATGTATACGCGCGGGCCGCGCGGACAAACCGTCGAGGAATTCCAAGCGGAGGTCGTCAAACTCACCCGCGAAGCCGACGCCATCGAAGCGGCGATGAGCAAGTGGGGAGCGTCCCGCCGTATCCCCATCCAAAATGTGACGATCGAATCCGTGGCTGAACGAATTCCAGAAGACGCGGCCTTGGTCGAATTGGTGCAGTATCGCCATCGTAGCGCGCATTTCTACAGCGCTGCATCCGAACGCGAATCCACGCCTCGATACATGGCCTACGTGCTGCGGCACAATGGTGACGTGTTACGCATTCAGTTCCCCGTGAGTGCGAGCGTCATCGAAGACAAAGTCGCGAAAATTCGTAAGGGCTTGCAGAATCCCGAAGACAAAAGGTTTTTCCAAGAATTGAATCTGCTTCACGACATCATTTTTGTTCGTTTGCTGGGCGAGCTTCCCGGCGTGAAGCATTTACTGATTTCGCCCGATGGTGACCTTTCGCTCGTGCCCTTCGGTGCGCTCATTTCGCGGGATGGCCACTTTCTTGCCGAAAAGTATACCGTGACGTACTTGTCGAGCGGGCGGGATTTGTTGCAATTCGGGCAGCACGAGCTCGAGAGCTCCGCGCCGATGCTCGTGGCCAATCCCGATTACGACGCTCCGGGCGAAGCGGAGCAGGTGCCTCTGCCCGAAGCACCGCGAGGTTCGCTGCCCGTGCTCGCGCGCGTGAAGTTCACGCCACTTCCCGGAACGGCCCAAGAAGCGGAAGCCATCAACGACATCGTGCCCAATGCGCACCTCAAAGTTCAGGGCGTTGCAACGGAAACTGCATTGAAGCAAGTGGCGGGGCCCAAAATTCTGCACGTCGCAACGCACGGGTTTTTCCTGGACGCTTCCGGAAAAGCTGCGAAAGGTAGCCGCGGCATCGAGCTCGATGTGCCCACGCATGCACTGCCCACCATAAAAACTGCACCACCCGAAGCGGAAGGCCCCAAAGTCGAAATTGTCAATCCCATGTTTCTTTCGGGTTTGGCGCTTGCTGGGGCCAATGTGCGAAAGGGACAAATGGATGACGGCATTTTGACGGCATACGAAGCGTCGGCACTCAATCTCACCGGCACCGAGCTCGTCGTCCTGAGCGCTTGCGAAACGGGTGTCGGCACGCGTGTTGCGCGCGAGGGCGTGCGAGGGCTCCGCCGAGCGCTCGTGCTCGCAGGCGCGGAAACGCAAGTCATGAGCTTATGGCAAGTCGACGATGAAGCAACGCGGGACCTCATGACGAGTTTTTATCAAAATATGTACCGCAAAGGACTTGGACGCAGCGAAGCCATGCGTCAGGCGCAACTCGCACTTCTTGCGCAGCCCGAACGAAAACATCCATTTTATTGGGCGAGTTTCATTGTTTCGGGCAATTGGGGGCCGATATCGGGGACTGCATCCAGTTCGTCGGGTAAACCCGGTGTGATCGCACCGCCGGGCGGAGCCAAAGGTTGCGGTTGTCAATTGGCAGCTGTGGACAAGGACGATTTGGGGACTTCGATCATTGCGTTCGGGGTCGCGTTCGCAGCGATGCGTGGGCGGCGACGAAAACAGGCGAGGAATTAA
- a CDS encoding PAAR domain-containing protein has translation MGMPAAKQGDKVVGIDTHIIMVPSPGGPVPTPTPMPFVGTLSGELSSTIYIEDVPAATKGSTADNSPAHVPAGGPFQKPPANKATVHEGSATVFIEDKPAARMGDPAMTCNDPADAPNGTVIASSTVFID, from the coding sequence ATGGGCATGCCCGCAGCGAAGCAAGGTGACAAAGTCGTCGGGATCGACACGCACATCATCATGGTGCCGTCTCCGGGCGGTCCGGTTCCTACGCCGACGCCGATGCCGTTTGTCGGTACGCTCTCGGGCGAACTTTCGAGCACCATTTACATAGAAGACGTCCCCGCAGCCACCAAGGGCAGCACCGCGGACAATTCACCGGCGCACGTCCCCGCGGGCGGGCCCTTCCAAAAGCCTCCAGCAAACAAAGCCACGGTGCACGAAGGTAGTGCGACGGTGTTCATTGAAGACAAACCCGCAGCGAGAATGGGCGATCCTGCCATGACTTGCAACGATCCCGCCGATGCACCGAATGGCACGGTCATCGCCTCGAGCACCGTATTCATCGATTGA